The Perca flavescens isolate YP-PL-M2 chromosome 23, PFLA_1.0, whole genome shotgun sequence genome has a window encoding:
- the LOC114550229 gene encoding sorting nexin-4, which yields MAEDGRDELVATDDESDHTAADGSSSLNNTVVEEGSTLVRRMEICVAEAEKRSGKNAVNMQETFTVYLIETRPMDAVTEGRNPAPDSLWRRYSEFELLRNYLLVTYPYIVVPPLPEKRAEFVWHKLSADNMDPDFVERRRIGLENFLLRVASHPVLSNDKILHHFLTEEHGWKEVVYETGFQAKADSRIRALSATFRVRNPDKRFMEMKHYSDQLQSHTSQLLRARARVADRLYGVYKVHGNYGRVFSEWSAIEKEMGDGLQSAGHHMDAYAASIDDILEEEEHYADQLKEYLFYAEALRAVCRKHELTQFELEMASQDLISKKQQHEELATGIVRTFSFKGMTNKLFGQEAPVQREARIKLLEELIAEGEDTVKEKTVECEEHVERAWVDMQRFKEHKDKDLREALINYAVMQISMCKKGIQMWSNAKECFLKM from the exons ATGGCGGAGGACGGGAGGGATGAGTTGGTGGCCACTGACGATGAGTCCGACCACACAGCTGCAGACGGGAGCAGCAGCCTAAACAACACG GTGGTGGAAGAGGGCTCCACTCTCGTGCGCAGAATGGAGATCTGTGTTGCTGAGGCCGAGAAAAGGAGTGGTAAAAACGCAGTGAACATGCAGGAAACGTTCACTGTGTACCTCATCGAAACACG GCCCATGGATGCAGTCACGGAAGGTCGTAACCCAGCCCCTGACTCTCTGTGGAGGAGATACAGTGAATTTGAACTGCTGCGTAACTACCTGTTAGTTACCTATCCATACATCGTGGTCCCCCCTTTGCCTGAGAAGAGG GCGGAGTTTGTGTGGCACAAGCTGTCTGCCGACAACATGGACCCAGACTTTGTGGAGCGGCGCAGGATCGGGCTGGAGAACTTTCTGCTTCGCGTGGCATCACACCCAGTCCTCTCCAATGACAAGATCCTCCACCACTTTCTCACTGAG GAACATGGCTGGAAGGAAGTGGTGTATGAGACAGGATTTCAGGCAAAG GCAGATTCCAGGATCAGGGCTCTCAGTGCCACCTTCAGGGTGAGAAATCCAGATAA ACGCTTCATGGAGATGAAACATTACAGCGATCAGCTGCAGTCTCACACATCTCAGCTGCTCCGAGCACGGGCA AGGGTTGCAGATCGACTCTATGGTGTTTACAAGGTCCATGGGAACTATGGGAGAGTCTTCAG TGAGTGGAGCGCCATAGAAAAAGAGATGGGAGACGGACTGCAAAGTGCCGGTCATCACATGGATGC GTATGCCGCCTCAATAGATGATATCTTAGAAGAAGAGGAACATTATGCAGACCAACTAAAAGAATATCTCTTCTATGCTGAAGCTCTGAG GGCAGTGTGCAGGAAACACGAGCTGACCCAGTTTGAGCTTGAGATGGCCTCCCAGGACCTCATCTCAAAGAAGCAGCAACACGAGGAGCTGGCTACAGGG ATTGTGCGGACGTTCTCCTTCAAAGGCATGACCAACAAGCTTTTTGGCCAAGAGGCACCTGTGCAGAGGGAGGCCAGAATCAAGCTGCTGGAGGAGCTAATAGCAGAGGGGGAAGACACCGTCAAGGAGAAAACAGTCGAGTGCGA AGAGCATGTTGAAAGGGCGTGGGTGGATATGCAGCGCTTTAAGGAGCATAAAGACAAAGATCTGCGGGAAGCGCTCATCAACTATGCTGTCATGCAAATCAGCATGTGCAAAAAG gGAATACAAATGTGGAGCAATGCCAAAGAATGTTTCCTCAAGATGTAA